Part of the Bifidobacterium crudilactis genome is shown below.
ATAGAAATCCCTACACAAACGCAACTTATGTATGTCTTCGGTCTCAAAACCCCTCGAATTTGCAATACGGCAGCTATTTCACGGCTAGCGAAGCCTCTGATGCGGTCAAGGGGGTGCAAGAGTGGTGTCGAATTCAATGATTATGGGAGAATGCCGCCAATATCCCTCACCATCCAGTGTTTTCATGACACAATGACAGGTAGTGTGTAGTCTTGGACATTTTTCAGGGAGGACGACAGCAGTGAGTGGTGAGCAGCGACCGTCGCAGCAGTGGATCGTCAAAGTCAGTGGTGCGGAAGACGTCTCAGTGGCGCCTGGCGAGAGTATCGAAATCGGCAGAAAGCCGATGCGTCCCATAGCGGGCGATGATGTCCGGCGTCTTGATGTTCCGGACAGCACCAAATCCATGTCGAAACGTCATGCCGTTTTCACGGTGACGGTTTCGGGTTCGGCGACGCTTCGTGACTGTGGCTCCACGAACGGTTCCTACATCGTGCGCAACGACGGCGGTTTGATCAGGGTGCCCCTGGATACCGACTTTCTGCTCCCGCGTTCGCCGATGCGTTTCCAGTTCGGGGACGTGCCCGTCGATTTCGTCAAAGTCTCGGTCGCCCGCGACGATAAGCCAGCTCAGAGCGTTGCCGACCTGTTTACCTATGCCACGTCCGAAGCGGCCAAAGAACCGGATGCCGCAGATATGTCCGTTGATGACATCCTGGACCTGCGTGCCGGTGAACCGACGAGCGCATTCGACGCCAGCAGCGTGCGAAGCAGAATTCATGCCCTGCACGACCAGGCGATAAGGGACCAGCAGGAGTATGGCCAGGAGCCGTCCGAGGGCGATGCCGCGCATCCTCTGCAGAACAACAGCGTTCAGGCCGGTATCCAGGCGAAGTTGTCCGGCGCTCCGGAGTCACAGGAGCAGTCCCGGGAACAAGGGCTGTCGGATGCCGCCCATGATGAGGCGGAGAGCACCACGGTCATGTCACCTATCCGCGATGGCGCAGCGAAGGCCGTCGCTGCTTCGTCACCGTCTTCCAACCCTCTGGCGGGAACCCAGTCAGATGACTCCGGGCAGCGGGATGATGAGCAGACGACCAGGAGCGACGGACAGGCCGCAGGCGAGGACATCGCCACGGGTGAAGGCGCCGACGATGCCGAGGGCGCTGACGAGAATCGAGTCCCAGCGGCAGGCTCCGAGCCGCAGCTGGCGGATGTTCAGGCTGCCCCCTCACATGACCAGGAATCATCCGGGTCGGAGGATACCGTGCCTGCGGATGACGTTGCGAACCCCGCGGACCATGCACAGCGCGATCTCTTCGCCGACGCGTTGGATGGCGTATTCGCCGGTGATGCCGGTGATGCCGGTATTCAGGAAGGCAATGTGAAGAGTGCGGCAGCGAGCGCGGACAACGATTCCGCGACGATGCTGCCAACGGCGGTGGCTCAAGGTGCCGCAGCGGCACAGACGGCCGCGAATGCCGTGCACTTCGAACCCCTGGCGGCCGCTCGGCTTTCGTCGCAGGAACAGTCCCGTGAGCAGGAAGCCTTCGAACATTCGGATGCGGGTCAGCCGACGAGCGCGGTTCTGCAGTCCTCGGCGATATACGAGCCGGGCTCTGTTTTTGAGCGTGTGTCTCAGGGCGATTTCGACCAGCACCAGCCTGTGGTGGAAGTGGAGGGCATGACCTCCGACGATGCCCGGAACACCAGGGATTTCGCGGAGCAGTTCGAGATGGCCAAACACCCGGAGCTGCTGCCTTTCCTGGCCATGAATGTGGCTTTATACGACGATTTGTATGCCTGGCTGTCTGCTCAAGGCAATCAAGATGTGGATACCGCCCTGTCCAAGAACAAGGGATATCAGGAGTATTTGGCGGCGACACGGAAGTGAGTAATGAATGAGTGAATCACAGGGTATCTCCGAGACGGAAGCAACGGGCGCGCCGAGTAATGAGCCGCTTTCGCTTGAACGCATTCGTCAGTGGCGCCGCTCATACCAAGCGGGCGTCGGTTCCACACCTCTGGAGGATATTTCACAACTCTCCGCCAGCCTCGACCTGACCCATGCACACCCTTCCGGCATAGCGCAGCTTTTCGCCAGCGGGCAGGTGCATCTGGATGGACTGTTCCGTGATAACGGCATGCTGAGAGCTGCGAACCGTCGTTTGGAACGGGTGTTGGATGACAGGGCAACCAAGGAACGCATCAGCGGCTGCGCCGAATTGTCGCTTATCATCGGAGTCGCCACATGGCAGGGCAACTCCATGCCGGTGCTGCTGTACCCCGTGACCATCGAGAGAAACGCGGCCTCCTTCTCCAAATCATCCATCCGCTTCACCGG
Proteins encoded:
- a CDS encoding variant leucine-rich repeat-containing protein, giving the protein MSGEQRPSQQWIVKVSGAEDVSVAPGESIEIGRKPMRPIAGDDVRRLDVPDSTKSMSKRHAVFTVTVSGSATLRDCGSTNGSYIVRNDGGLIRVPLDTDFLLPRSPMRFQFGDVPVDFVKVSVARDDKPAQSVADLFTYATSEAAKEPDAADMSVDDILDLRAGEPTSAFDASSVRSRIHALHDQAIRDQQEYGQEPSEGDAAHPLQNNSVQAGIQAKLSGAPESQEQSREQGLSDAAHDEAESTTVMSPIRDGAAKAVAASSPSSNPLAGTQSDDSGQRDDEQTTRSDGQAAGEDIATGEGADDAEGADENRVPAAGSEPQLADVQAAPSHDQESSGSEDTVPADDVANPADHAQRDLFADALDGVFAGDAGDAGIQEGNVKSAAASADNDSATMLPTAVAQGAAAAQTAANAVHFEPLAAARLSSQEQSREQEAFEHSDAGQPTSAVLQSSAIYEPGSVFERVSQGDFDQHQPVVEVEGMTSDDARNTRDFAEQFEMAKHPELLPFLAMNVALYDDLYAWLSAQGNQDVDTALSKNKGYQEYLAATRK